The Flavobacteriales bacterium genome includes a region encoding these proteins:
- a CDS encoding UDP-glucose/GDP-mannose dehydrogenase family protein has translation MKIAVVGTGYVGLVSGTCFAETGNNVTCVDIDENKVNSLKNGKITIYEPGLEKLFERNLKEGRLHFTTNLEEAVKEAKIIFLALPTPPGEDGSADLSYVLGVADHLGKIMTEYKVLVDKSTVPVGTAAKVHAAVRANYSGEFDVVSNPEFLREGVAVDDFMKPDRVVVGCSSERAEKLMAELYAPFVRQGNPVIFMDEKSAELTKYAANSFLATKITFMNEIARVCELVGADVDKVRKGIGTDTRIGNRFLFPGIGYGGSCFPKDVKALVKSSAEVDYDFKILNAVEEVNESQKTYLIPKIKAHFGGNISGKRFAIWGLAFKPNTDDIREAPALYLIDELTAAGATVSAFDPEAMENVKRIKGDKAAFVENMYDALADADALIVATEWAEFRNPNFERITEALKNKLIFDGRNVFDLSKMRELGYTYYSIGRETIK, from the coding sequence ATGAAAATAGCAGTTGTAGGTACGGGTTATGTGGGGTTAGTTTCAGGTACTTGTTTTGCCGAAACGGGCAACAATGTAACATGTGTTGACATTGACGAAAACAAAGTAAATAGCCTAAAAAATGGCAAGATAACCATTTACGAACCCGGTCTTGAAAAACTTTTTGAACGAAACCTAAAAGAGGGTCGTTTGCATTTTACCACCAACTTGGAAGAGGCCGTAAAAGAAGCCAAAATCATTTTTTTAGCGTTGCCAACTCCTCCGGGAGAAGACGGCTCGGCTGATTTGAGCTATGTACTCGGCGTGGCTGATCATCTCGGAAAAATAATGACCGAATACAAAGTATTGGTTGATAAAAGCACTGTTCCCGTAGGTACAGCTGCAAAAGTTCATGCCGCCGTTCGTGCCAACTACAGCGGCGAATTTGACGTGGTTTCAAACCCGGAATTTTTGAGAGAAGGTGTGGCCGTAGATGATTTTATGAAACCCGACCGTGTGGTGGTAGGTTGCAGCAGCGAACGTGCCGAAAAATTGATGGCAGAGTTGTATGCTCCATTTGTAAGACAAGGTAATCCGGTTATTTTTATGGATGAAAAATCGGCGGAGCTGACCAAATATGCCGCCAATTCATTTTTGGCTACCAAAATTACGTTTATGAACGAAATAGCCCGAGTATGCGAGCTTGTGGGGGCCGATGTGGATAAGGTGCGAAAAGGCATTGGCACAGATACAAGAATTGGCAATCGTTTTTTATTTCCGGGCATTGGCTATGGCGGGTCTTGTTTTCCAAAAGATGTGAAAGCTTTGGTTAAAAGCTCGGCCGAAGTGGACTATGATTTCAAAATATTAAATGCAGTAGAAGAGGTAAACGAAAGCCAAAAAACCTATTTGATACCAAAAATTAAGGCACATTTTGGCGGAAACATTTCGGGCAAAAGGTTTGCTATTTGGGGGTTGGCTTTTAAACCAAATACCGATGATATTCGTGAAGCTCCTGCTTTATATTTAATCGATGAATTGACTGCGGCTGGGGCAACCGTTTCGGCATTTGACCCCGAAGCTATGGAAAACGTAAAACGCATAAAAGGCGATAAAGCGGCTTTTGTAGAAAACATGTATGATGCGTTGGCGGATGCCGACGCACTAATTGTGGCAACAGAATGGGCGGAGTTTAGAAACCCCAATTTTGAACGAATTACAGAAGCACTTAAAAACAAATTGATTTTTGATGGTAGAAATGTGTTTGATTTGAGCAAAATGCGAGAATTAGGTTATACCTATTATTCCATTGGTCGGGAAACGATTAAATAA
- a CDS encoding SDR family oxidoreductase → MKKVLITGGAGFLGSHLCERFIKEGFHVIAMDNLITGDMKNIEHLMPLENFEFYHHDVSKYIHIPGKLDYILHFASPASPIDYLKIPIPTLKVGSLGTHNCLGLALAKGARMLIASTSEVYGDPMVHPQNEDYWGNVNPVGPRGVYDEAKRFQEAMTMAYHTFHGVETRIVRIFNTYGPRMRLNDGRALPAFIGQALRGEDITVFGDGSQTRSFCYVDDLIEGIYRLLMSDYVHPVNVGNPDEISILDFANEIIKLTGTDQKVVFKPLPKDDPKQRKPDITRAKEILGWQPKVNRADGLKITYDYFKNLPTEDLYKYAHPREFK, encoded by the coding sequence ATGAAAAAAGTGTTGATTACCGGAGGTGCCGGTTTTTTGGGTTCGCATTTGTGCGAACGATTTATCAAAGAAGGTTTTCATGTAATAGCTATGGACAACCTGATAACTGGAGACATGAAAAACATCGAACACCTGATGCCGCTCGAAAATTTTGAGTTTTATCATCACGATGTTTCAAAATACATTCATATACCCGGAAAACTGGATTACATACTTCATTTTGCTTCTCCGGCAAGCCCTATTGATTATTTAAAAATACCTATTCCAACGCTAAAGGTTGGTTCGCTCGGCACACACAATTGCCTTGGTTTGGCATTGGCAAAAGGGGCTAGGATGCTTATTGCTTCTACGTCTGAGGTGTATGGCGACCCAATGGTTCATCCTCAAAACGAAGACTATTGGGGAAATGTAAACCCAGTTGGTCCGCGTGGCGTATATGACGAAGCAAAACGTTTTCAGGAGGCCATGACCATGGCCTATCACACCTTTCATGGGGTAGAAACTCGAATTGTTCGAATATTTAACACTTACGGACCTCGAATGCGTTTGAACGATGGTCGTGCGTTGCCAGCTTTTATAGGTCAGGCTTTGAGAGGTGAGGATATTACGGTTTTTGGTGATGGAAGTCAGACCCGTAGTTTCTGTTATGTCGATGATTTGATAGAGGGGATTTACCGCTTGTTGATGAGCGACTATGTGCACCCGGTAAACGTTGGGAACCCCGATGAAATAAGTATTTTAGATTTTGCCAACGAGATTATTAAGTTAACGGGAACCGACCAAAAAGTGGTTTTTAAACCCCTGCCAAAAGACGACCCAAAACAACGCAAACCGGATATAACTCGAGCCAAAGAAATTTTAGGGTGGCAGCCAAAAGTAAACAGAGCCGATGGTTTAAAAATAACTTACGACTACTTTAAAAATCTTCCAACCGAAGATTTATACAAATACGCACATCCGAGAGAGTTTAAATAG
- a CDS encoding type II toxin-antitoxin system HicB family antitoxin codes for MLTYKILLNKAPEGGYCVSVPALPGCLTYGENIDEALLMTKEAIELYIEELQERD; via the coding sequence ATGCTGACGTATAAAATTCTCTTAAATAAGGCACCAGAAGGTGGCTATTGTGTTTCGGTACCTGCTCTTCCTGGGTGTCTTACTTATGGCGAAAACATTGATGAAGCTTTGTTGATGACTAAGGAAGCAATTGAATTGTACATAGAAGAACTTCAGGAAAGAGATTAG